The Bacillus xiapuensis genome window below encodes:
- the ftsH gene encoding ATP-dependent zinc metalloprotease FtsH → MNRIFRYTIFYLLVFLVIIGVVSYLNNGNQPNKNITYNEFISILEKDEVASFSMQPERGVFEVRGQLKGAGKDEYFLAYVMNSESMMDRVDKAAKSAKVEVLPAKETSGWVSFFTTIIPFLIIFLLFFFLLNQAQGGGSRVMNFGKSKARLYNDEKKKVRFKDVAGADEEKQELVEVVEFLKDPRKFSELGARIPKGVLLVGPPGTGKTLLARAAAGEAGVPFFSISGSDFVEMFVGVGASRVRDLFENAKKNAPCMIFIDEIDAVGRQRGAGLGGGHDEREQTLNQLLVEMDGFSANEGIIIIAATNRPDILDPALLRPGRFDRQITVDRPDVTGREAVLRVHARNKPLDESVDLKAIAARTPGFSGADLENLLNEAALVAARRDKKKVDMRDIDEATDRVIAGPAKKSRVISQKERKIVAFHEAGHTVIGLVLDEAEMVHKVTIVPRGQAGGYAVMLPKEDRYFMTKPELLDKITGLLGGRVAEDIIFGEVSTGAHNDFQRATGIARRMVTEFGMSDKLGPLQFGQSSGGQVFLGRDFNNEQNYSDAIAYEIDLEIQHIIKNCYERAKEILTENRDKLEIIANTLLEVETLDAEQIKHLIDHGSLPERSYAEDKNEKTVQGDQVKVNVQKKEESVRAEDAKEPEDRDSSSSVNKGEEPKS, encoded by the coding sequence ATGAATCGGATATTTCGATATACCATATTTTATTTATTAGTATTTCTTGTGATTATTGGTGTTGTGAGCTATTTAAACAACGGTAATCAGCCAAATAAAAATATAACGTATAATGAATTTATTTCCATTCTGGAGAAGGATGAAGTCGCTTCATTTTCCATGCAGCCTGAAAGAGGTGTGTTTGAAGTTCGCGGCCAGCTGAAGGGCGCGGGCAAAGACGAGTATTTCCTTGCTTACGTGATGAACAGTGAGTCCATGATGGACCGGGTGGATAAAGCTGCTAAAAGCGCGAAAGTAGAAGTGCTTCCTGCTAAAGAAACGAGCGGATGGGTCTCTTTCTTTACAACGATCATTCCGTTTTTAATCATCTTCTTGCTGTTCTTCTTCTTGCTGAACCAAGCGCAAGGCGGAGGCAGCCGAGTGATGAACTTCGGCAAAAGCAAAGCGCGTTTATATAATGATGAGAAGAAGAAAGTGCGCTTTAAAGATGTAGCTGGCGCAGATGAAGAAAAGCAGGAGCTTGTTGAGGTTGTGGAATTCTTAAAGGATCCCCGCAAGTTTTCAGAGCTTGGGGCCAGAATCCCTAAGGGCGTGCTGCTGGTAGGACCTCCAGGTACAGGTAAAACCTTGCTTGCGAGAGCCGCTGCTGGGGAAGCGGGTGTACCGTTCTTTTCGATCAGCGGTTCAGATTTCGTAGAGATGTTTGTCGGAGTCGGGGCCTCCCGGGTTCGAGATTTATTTGAAAACGCGAAGAAGAATGCTCCCTGCATGATCTTTATCGATGAAATCGATGCGGTAGGCCGCCAGCGCGGAGCCGGTCTTGGCGGAGGACACGATGAGCGCGAGCAAACTTTGAATCAGCTGCTTGTTGAGATGGATGGATTTAGCGCGAATGAGGGCATTATCATCATCGCGGCGACTAACCGTCCGGATATTCTAGACCCTGCTTTGCTGCGGCCGGGCCGTTTTGACCGCCAGATTACGGTGGACCGTCCGGATGTTACAGGCCGTGAAGCTGTTCTGCGCGTACATGCCCGCAATAAACCGCTTGATGAATCGGTGGATTTAAAAGCGATTGCGGCCAGAACACCTGGATTTTCAGGAGCGGATCTGGAAAACTTATTAAATGAAGCTGCCCTTGTTGCCGCCCGCCGCGACAAGAAGAAGGTAGATATGCGTGATATTGATGAAGCGACAGATCGCGTCATTGCCGGACCTGCTAAGAAGAGCCGGGTCATTTCTCAAAAAGAAAGAAAGATTGTGGCTTTCCACGAAGCGGGACATACAGTGATCGGTTTAGTGCTTGATGAAGCTGAAATGGTGCATAAAGTCACGATCGTTCCCCGCGGGCAAGCTGGCGGATATGCGGTGATGCTTCCGAAAGAAGATCGCTATTTCATGACAAAGCCAGAATTGCTTGATAAGATTACCGGCTTGCTTGGCGGACGCGTAGCGGAAGATATTATTTTCGGTGAAGTATCCACCGGTGCCCACAATGACTTCCAACGCGCAACGGGCATTGCCCGCCGCATGGTCACGGAGTTTGGAATGAGCGATAAGCTCGGTCCGCTTCAATTTGGCCAAAGTTCAGGCGGTCAAGTGTTCCTTGGCCGAGACTTTAATAATGAACAGAATTATTCAGATGCGATTGCTTATGAAATCGATCTTGAAATTCAGCACATTATTAAAAACTGTTACGAACGAGCAAAAGAAATTTTAACAGAGAATCGCGATAAGCTTGAAATTATCGCTAATACTCTTCTCGAAGTGGAAACCTTAGATGCGGAACAAATTAAACATCTAATCGATCACGGCAGTTTGCCTGAACGCAGCTATGCTGAAGATAAAAATGAGAAGACCGTTCAGGGTGATCAAGTCAAAGTGAACGTTCAGAAGAAGGAGGAGTCTGTTCGGGCGGAAGACGCGAAAGAGCCTGAAGACAGAGACAGCTCTTCTTCTGTGAATAAAGGTGAAGAACCGAAAAGCTAA
- the spoIIE gene encoding stage II sporulation protein E, producing MERVERNLVEPGNHVDLEETKLEVFKGLKSFSLQLQSWMLEKGFILLLIGFLLGRALILSHITPFALPFFAAVFMLRRECAPLALVGLLAGSLTLSIEQISYSFCTVAVFLLSYRLLKKFHKEDAVSLPFYVFFTVLGVKLSFAYVLNDQLISGYDVLISAIESSLAFILTLIFMQAIPFLSLNKRLKTLKIEEIVSLIIMLASITSGTIGWSVYGLSIEHVFSRYLVLIFSFVSGAAVGSTVGVVTGLIFSLASVSSFFQMSLLAFAGLLGGLLKEWRRAGAAAGLLTATLLAGMYSESGTPLALSLYESLAAIALLFLTPKAITDQLAKLIPGTSEHSQEQQQYLRKMRDVTANRVEQFSEVFHALSKSFSQYNIDILDDCEERELDIFLSHVTEKTCQTCFKKEHCWAQNFQQTYHLMSDVLYELDEGQETLSQKLSKELDKHCFRAKRVEEAIQQQLTYYQANQKLKKQVYDSRKLVAEQLRGVSEVMSDFAEEIQRERENHHQQEEQILEAIESFGMEIEQIDIYSLQKSNVDIEMIIPYASSQHGECHKLLAPMLSDILGDNVIVHKEECEGGPAGVCQVVFRSAKAFTVETGAAHAAKGGGLVSGDSYSTIELGAGKYAVAISDGMGNGERAHHESHETLRLLQQILKSGIEETVAIKSVNSILQLRTTDEIFSTLDLVIIDLQDAMANFLKVGSTPSFIKRGSKIIKVEASNLPIGILQEFEVDVVSEQLKSGDLVIMMSDGVFEGPRNVENNDLWMKRKISELETDDPQMIADLLMEEVIRTRAGEIEDDMTVVVAKVEHNLPKWASIPVHVRNSKTKKKIS from the coding sequence ATGGAGAGAGTGGAAAGAAACTTGGTGGAGCCTGGAAATCACGTAGATTTAGAGGAAACAAAATTAGAAGTGTTCAAGGGGTTGAAAAGCTTTTCTTTGCAGCTGCAGTCGTGGATGCTGGAAAAAGGTTTTATCTTATTGCTAATTGGTTTTCTTTTGGGGCGCGCGTTGATCCTTTCGCATATCACTCCCTTCGCCCTGCCATTCTTTGCTGCTGTCTTTATGCTGAGGAGAGAGTGCGCCCCGCTTGCATTAGTTGGCCTGTTGGCAGGATCTTTGACTTTATCCATTGAACAGATCAGCTATTCCTTTTGTACGGTAGCGGTCTTTCTGCTTTCTTACCGGCTGTTAAAGAAATTTCACAAGGAGGATGCCGTATCCTTGCCTTTTTATGTCTTCTTTACCGTCCTCGGTGTGAAGCTGAGCTTCGCTTATGTGCTGAATGATCAGCTTATAAGCGGATATGATGTTTTAATATCGGCCATTGAATCTTCACTGGCTTTCATTTTGACACTTATATTTATGCAGGCTATTCCGTTTTTATCACTAAATAAGCGGCTGAAAACATTAAAAATAGAAGAAATTGTAAGTTTGATCATTATGCTGGCTTCGATCACCTCGGGAACGATCGGCTGGTCGGTGTACGGCCTTTCCATTGAACATGTTTTTTCAAGGTATTTAGTGCTGATTTTCTCCTTCGTTTCTGGTGCGGCTGTGGGCTCGACTGTCGGAGTTGTAACCGGTTTGATCTTTAGCTTAGCCAGCGTGTCCAGCTTTTTTCAGATGAGCTTGCTGGCTTTTGCCGGGCTGCTCGGCGGGCTCCTAAAAGAATGGAGGAGGGCGGGAGCTGCAGCGGGCTTGCTGACGGCTACGCTGCTTGCGGGAATGTACAGCGAAAGCGGTACTCCCCTTGCTCTATCGCTGTACGAATCATTAGCCGCCATCGCTTTATTATTTTTAACCCCTAAAGCCATCACAGACCAATTGGCGAAGCTCATTCCAGGCACATCCGAGCATTCACAGGAACAGCAGCAATACTTAAGGAAAATGAGAGATGTAACAGCCAACAGAGTCGAACAGTTTTCGGAAGTGTTCCACGCGCTGTCGAAAAGTTTTTCCCAATATAATATAGATATTCTGGATGACTGCGAGGAGCGAGAGCTTGATATCTTCTTAAGTCATGTAACAGAAAAGACCTGTCAAACCTGCTTTAAAAAAGAGCATTGCTGGGCGCAAAACTTTCAGCAGACGTATCATTTAATGAGCGATGTGCTATATGAGCTCGATGAAGGACAAGAAACTTTATCGCAGAAGCTTTCGAAAGAGCTGGACAAGCATTGCTTCCGGGCGAAGCGAGTAGAGGAAGCGATTCAGCAGCAATTAACCTATTATCAAGCGAATCAAAAGCTGAAAAAACAAGTGTATGACAGCAGGAAGCTAGTGGCTGAACAGCTGCGCGGCGTATCGGAGGTGATGAGCGACTTTGCTGAAGAAATTCAGCGAGAGCGGGAAAATCACCACCAGCAAGAAGAGCAAATATTGGAGGCGATTGAATCGTTTGGGATGGAGATTGAACAAATTGATATATATAGTTTACAAAAGAGCAACGTCGATATTGAAATGATTATTCCATATGCGAGCAGTCAGCACGGAGAATGCCATAAGCTGCTCGCTCCGATGCTATCGGATATTTTAGGTGACAATGTCATCGTGCATAAAGAGGAATGTGAAGGCGGCCCGGCCGGCGTTTGCCAGGTGGTGTTTCGCTCAGCTAAGGCCTTCACTGTCGAAACGGGTGCGGCTCATGCAGCGAAAGGCGGAGGGCTGGTTTCTGGTGACAGCTATTCCACAATTGAATTAGGGGCCGGGAAATACGCAGTAGCCATCAGTGACGGAATGGGCAATGGCGAGCGGGCTCATCATGAAAGCCATGAAACCTTGCGCCTGCTGCAGCAAATTTTAAAATCCGGCATTGAGGAAACCGTTGCTATTAAATCGGTGAACTCCATTTTGCAATTAAGAACAACGGATGAAATCTTCTCCACACTGGACTTGGTGATTATTGATTTGCAGGATGCGATGGCTAATTTTCTAAAGGTAGGCTCTACGCCTAGCTTTATTAAAAGGGGCAGCAAAATTATCAAAGTAGAGGCGAGTAATTTGCCCATTGGCATTCTGCAAGAATTTGAGGTGGATGTCGTTAGTGAACAACTGAAATCAGGCGATTTAGTCATCATGATGAGTGATGGCGTGTTTGAAGGACCAAGAAATGTGGAGAACAACGATTTATGGATGAAAAGGAAAATATCGGAATTAGAAACGGATGACCCGCAAATGATAGCCGATCTCCTGATGGAGGAAGTGATTCGGACGAGAGCTGGAGAAATTGAAGATGATATGACGGTAGTGGTGGCAAAGGTAGAGCATAACCTGCCAAAGTGGGCCTCCATACCGGTGCATGTCAGGAATTCTAAAACCAAAAAGAAAATTTCCTGA
- the hslO gene encoding Hsp33 family molecular chaperone HslO, whose protein sequence is MSDYLVKAIAFEGQVRAYAARTTETVGEAQRKHYTWPTASAALGRTMTAGVMMGAMSKGEEKITIKIQGGGPIGAILVDVNANGEVRGYVTNPQTHFDLNQQGKLDVRRAVGTDGTLTVVKDVGLKDHFSGQTPIVSGEIAEDFTYYFAVSEQVPSSVGTGVLVNPDNTILAAGGFIIQIMPGAEEETIEQIEQRVTNMTPISKLIEQGLTPEEILFYILGKENVKLLDTVPVRFQCNCSKERFGRAITGLGKEEIAAMIAEDGQAEAQCHFCNEKYVFTKCELQKMKDEAKS, encoded by the coding sequence ATGAGCGATTATTTAGTGAAAGCTATAGCCTTTGAAGGGCAAGTTCGCGCGTATGCGGCCCGCACAACGGAAACAGTGGGAGAAGCGCAAAGAAAGCATTATACGTGGCCGACGGCTTCTGCAGCACTGGGCCGTACAATGACGGCCGGTGTCATGATGGGAGCTATGAGTAAGGGCGAGGAGAAAATCACGATTAAAATACAAGGCGGCGGACCGATCGGCGCTATTTTAGTTGATGTCAACGCAAACGGGGAGGTTCGCGGATACGTCACCAATCCGCAAACCCATTTTGATCTGAATCAGCAAGGAAAGCTGGATGTTCGCCGGGCAGTAGGAACAGACGGGACGCTGACGGTAGTGAAGGATGTAGGTCTCAAAGATCATTTTAGCGGGCAGACGCCGATCGTATCCGGTGAAATTGCAGAAGACTTCACATACTATTTTGCTGTGTCTGAGCAAGTGCCATCTTCTGTCGGAACAGGAGTGCTTGTGAACCCTGACAACACGATTCTGGCAGCCGGAGGATTTATTATTCAAATCATGCCGGGTGCGGAAGAGGAAACGATTGAGCAAATTGAACAAAGAGTGACGAATATGACGCCGATCTCCAAGCTGATCGAACAAGGCTTAACTCCCGAAGAGATTTTGTTTTACATTTTAGGAAAGGAAAATGTCAAGCTGCTGGATACTGTGCCCGTTCGCTTTCAATGTAATTGCTCCAAGGAGAGATTCGGCCGCGCGATCACAGGTCTTGGCAAAGAAGAAATCGCGGCCATGATTGCCGAAGACGGCCAAGCGGAAGCCCAGTGTCACTTCTGTAATGAAAAGTACGTATTTACTAAGTGCGAGTTGCAGAAGATGAAAGACGAAGCGAAATCTTAA
- the tilS gene encoding tRNA lysidine(34) synthetase TilS has protein sequence MQEFEKQVERFIEHHQLIRPGDRIAVGVSGGPDSLALLSYLAKKREAFGIEIFALHLDHMFRGEESYAELKFVENFCQLREIPFMADRIDVRKLIESSSMGLQEAARHVRYHFYERGMAEFSANKLALAHHGDDQVETILMQLTKGAGRRIGIPVRRSFANQEMIRPLLSVNKEMIEQYCVQEKLDPRRDPSNEKMDYMRNRFRHHLLPFLKKENPRVHEHFQRFSEEQAEDEQLLREWTAESMQHVWEKNGSGAKLKVRAFLEVPLPLQRRGIHLILNYLYKGKIAYSFIHIQQILQLLKEDQPSGSLNLPHGLQVHREYNECFFSFEMNVRKDYVFTLDVGERVDWPFGGSFFLTDELPVPAGGADCLRLDQQSVKLPLYVRTRSAGDRISLKGMNGTKKLKRLFIDEKIPRIKRDQWPVIADSSGKVLWVPGLRKSKYDRADAGNYFTLIYNK, from the coding sequence ATGCAAGAATTTGAAAAGCAAGTTGAACGATTTATTGAACATCATCAATTAATTCGACCAGGCGATCGGATTGCGGTTGGGGTTTCCGGGGGGCCGGATTCACTGGCGCTGCTTTCTTACTTAGCAAAAAAGCGCGAAGCTTTCGGCATTGAAATCTTCGCTCTTCATCTTGATCATATGTTTAGGGGAGAAGAATCGTATGCGGAATTGAAGTTTGTTGAAAACTTTTGCCAATTAAGAGAAATTCCCTTCATGGCCGATCGGATAGATGTCCGCAAACTAATAGAATCCTCCTCCATGGGGCTTCAAGAAGCAGCTCGCCATGTCCGGTACCACTTTTATGAGCGGGGGATGGCCGAGTTTTCCGCCAATAAGCTGGCGTTAGCCCATCACGGAGACGATCAGGTTGAAACCATCTTGATGCAGTTAACAAAGGGAGCCGGAAGAAGGATCGGAATTCCGGTGCGCAGATCGTTTGCCAATCAGGAAATGATTCGGCCGCTGCTTTCTGTCAATAAAGAAATGATTGAGCAGTATTGCGTGCAGGAAAAACTTGATCCTCGCAGAGATCCCAGCAATGAGAAGATGGACTACATGCGAAACCGTTTCCGGCATCATCTTCTTCCTTTTTTAAAGAAAGAAAATCCAAGGGTGCATGAACATTTTCAGCGATTCAGTGAAGAACAGGCGGAAGATGAACAGCTGTTACGTGAATGGACAGCTGAGAGCATGCAGCATGTGTGGGAAAAGAATGGAAGCGGGGCCAAATTAAAGGTTCGGGCGTTTTTAGAAGTGCCTTTGCCTTTACAAAGAAGAGGGATTCATCTAATATTAAACTATCTTTACAAAGGTAAAATAGCGTATTCCTTCATACATATTCAGCAGATTTTACAGCTGTTAAAGGAAGATCAACCTTCTGGAAGTCTGAATCTTCCTCACGGATTGCAGGTTCACCGTGAGTATAATGAATGTTTTTTCAGCTTTGAGATGAACGTAAGGAAGGACTATGTATTTACATTAGACGTCGGGGAACGGGTCGATTGGCCGTTCGGCGGCTCGTTTTTTTTGACAGATGAGCTGCCTGTGCCTGCTGGGGGTGCCGATTGTCTGCGGCTGGATCAGCAATCCGTCAAGCTGCCTTTATATGTGCGAACCAGAAGCGCGGGAGACAGGATCTCATTAAAGGGCATGAACGGAACGAAAAAGCTAAAACGCCTGTTTATCGATGAGAAAATCCCGCGCATAAAGCGGGATCAATGGCCGGTCATTGCGGACAGCAGCGGTAAAGTCCTGTGGGTACCCGGACTCAGGAAGTCCAAGTATGATCGGGCCGACGCCGGCAATTATTTCACTTTAATTTACAATAAGTAA
- the cysK gene encoding cysteine synthase A encodes MMRIANSVAELVGETPIVKLNRTVDENSADIYLKLEYMNPGSSVKDRIALAMIEAAEKQGGLQEGGTIIEPTSGNTGIGLAMIAAAKGYRAILVMPDTMSMERRNLLRAYGAELVLTPGSEGMGGAIRKAKELADEHGYFMPQQFENEANPEIHRLTTGKEIAEQMDQLDAFIAGIGTGGTITGAGQVLKEKFKDIKIYAVEPAGSPVLSGGKPGPHKIQGIGAGFVPKVLDTDIYDEIIRIENEEAFETARQVAREEGILGGISSGAAIAAARQIAAKLGKGKKVLAIIPSNGERYLSTPLYQFNDK; translated from the coding sequence ATAATGCGTATAGCAAATTCAGTAGCTGAATTAGTCGGTGAAACACCGATCGTTAAGTTAAACAGAACCGTGGATGAAAACAGTGCAGACATATATTTGAAGCTTGAATATATGAATCCTGGAAGCAGTGTGAAGGACAGAATTGCTTTGGCGATGATTGAAGCAGCAGAGAAACAAGGCGGTTTGCAAGAAGGCGGAACGATCATTGAACCTACAAGTGGAAATACAGGTATCGGCCTAGCGATGATTGCTGCAGCCAAAGGGTACCGCGCCATTCTGGTCATGCCTGATACGATGAGCATGGAGCGCCGCAACCTGCTTCGCGCTTATGGAGCGGAGCTTGTGCTTACCCCAGGTTCTGAAGGGATGGGGGGAGCCATTCGCAAAGCAAAAGAGCTTGCGGATGAGCACGGCTATTTTATGCCGCAGCAATTTGAAAATGAAGCCAACCCGGAAATTCACCGGCTGACAACAGGAAAAGAAATCGCAGAACAAATGGATCAGCTGGATGCATTTATTGCTGGAATCGGAACAGGCGGAACGATTACGGGTGCCGGACAGGTGCTGAAAGAGAAATTTAAAGATATTAAAATCTATGCGGTTGAACCAGCAGGATCACCCGTGCTGTCCGGAGGAAAACCTGGCCCTCATAAGATTCAAGGAATCGGTGCCGGCTTTGTTCCTAAAGTATTAGACACAGACATTTATGATGAAATCATTCGAATAGAGAATGAAGAGGCGTTTGAAACTGCCCGTCAAGTAGCCAGAGAAGAGGGAATTCTTGGCGGTATTTCTTCAGGGGCTGCCATTGCCGCTGCTCGCCAAATAGCCGCTAAGCTTGGAAAAGGCAAAAAAGTACTGGCAATCATTCCAAGTAATGGAGAACGTTATTTAAGTACACCGCTCTATCAATTTAATGACAAATAA
- a CDS encoding protein kinase domain-containing protein, producing MMMNTSKDPFNIGRGTVIRGKWHQNVYIVERKLGSGATGEVYLVKTKEGSAALKLSRQLSLTSEMNVLKAFDKVQGSSLGPSLLDADDWEQNGKVLSFYAMEFIQGPTLSAFIERRGTAWIGILLLQLLENLHALHHQGWIFGDIKPDNLIVSGPPFRIRCIDVGGTTKHGRAVKEYTEFFDRGYWGGGSRKADPAYDLFASAMVAVNLVYPRRFARDESGVNQLIVRIKQKQELLQYSHVLIKAVQGQYPTALAMRRELMEALTPNTSVEKRVKTNEKESRMRRTAHKKRRKHNSFLKSAVVILAITALYILYILAELLV from the coding sequence ATGATGATGAATACATCGAAAGATCCATTTAACATAGGGCGGGGCACAGTCATTCGCGGGAAGTGGCACCAGAATGTTTATATTGTCGAACGGAAGTTAGGAAGCGGAGCAACAGGAGAGGTTTACTTAGTCAAAACGAAAGAAGGCTCAGCCGCTTTAAAGCTCAGCAGGCAATTATCACTGACATCTGAAATGAACGTGCTGAAGGCGTTTGATAAGGTCCAGGGGTCTTCCCTCGGGCCTTCTTTGTTAGATGCTGACGATTGGGAGCAGAATGGGAAAGTCCTGTCCTTTTATGCGATGGAATTCATACAGGGGCCAACGCTATCGGCTTTTATTGAGCGCAGGGGAACTGCTTGGATTGGGATTCTGCTGTTGCAGCTGCTTGAAAATTTGCACGCCCTCCATCATCAAGGCTGGATATTCGGTGATATTAAACCAGATAATTTAATCGTATCCGGCCCGCCTTTTCGGATCCGCTGCATAGATGTAGGGGGTACAACTAAGCATGGGAGAGCGGTGAAAGAGTATACCGAGTTTTTTGACAGAGGTTACTGGGGCGGTGGATCCAGAAAGGCGGACCCGGCTTATGATTTGTTTGCCTCGGCCATGGTGGCTGTTAATCTTGTATACCCAAGAAGATTTGCAAGAGATGAAAGCGGCGTAAATCAGCTGATTGTACGCATTAAGCAAAAGCAAGAACTGTTGCAATACAGCCATGTGCTGATTAAAGCTGTACAAGGACAGTATCCAACTGCACTCGCCATGCGCAGAGAGCTGATGGAAGCATTGACCCCGAATACATCGGTAGAAAAACGGGTAAAAACAAATGAAAAGGAAAGCCGGATGAGGCGAACCGCCCACAAGAAGAGAAGGAAGCATAATAGCTTTTTAAAATCGGCTGTGGTGATTCTAGCCATTACTGCCTTGTATATCCTGTATATTTTGGCTGAATTGCTCGTTTGA
- the hpt gene encoding hypoxanthine phosphoribosyltransferase → MLNQDIEKILISEDEIQEKIKELGSQLTEEYKDKFPLVIGVLKGAMPFMSDLIKRMDTYLEMDFMDVSSYGRSTTSSGEVKIVKDLDTSVEGRDILIIEDIIDSGLTLSYLVELFRYRKAKSIKIVTLLDKPTGRKAKIAADLVGFKVPDAFVVGYGLDFAEKYRNLPYIGVLKPEVYKKTDEQS, encoded by the coding sequence TTGTTGAATCAGGATATTGAAAAAATACTGATTTCTGAAGACGAAATTCAGGAAAAGATTAAAGAGCTGGGCAGCCAGCTGACGGAAGAGTACAAAGACAAATTCCCCCTTGTTATCGGCGTGCTGAAGGGAGCCATGCCTTTCATGTCCGACCTGATTAAACGGATGGACACCTATTTGGAAATGGACTTTATGGATGTTTCCAGCTATGGCCGCTCCACCACTTCTTCCGGTGAAGTGAAAATTGTGAAAGATCTTGATACTTCCGTAGAAGGAAGAGACATTCTTATTATAGAAGACATCATCGACAGCGGCTTAACGCTGAGCTATTTAGTGGAGCTTTTCCGCTACAGAAAAGCTAAATCCATTAAAATTGTGACGCTTTTAGATAAACCGACAGGACGCAAAGCTAAGATTGCGGCTGATTTGGTAGGCTTTAAAGTACCTGATGCGTTCGTCGTCGGCTACGGTCTCGATTTTGCTGAGAAATACCGCAATCTTCCATACATTGGTGTGCTGAAGCCGGAAGTTTACAAAAAAACGGACGAGCAATCATAA
- a CDS encoding type III pantothenate kinase, with protein sequence MIFVLDVGNTNTVLGVYENENLKYHWRMETNRNKTEDEYGMIIKSLFQHVGLALSQIDGMIISSVVPPIMFSLEKMCQKYFHIKPLIVGPGIKTGLNIKYENPREVGADRIVNAVAGIHEYGSPLIIVDFGTATTYCYIDEGGHYMGGAIAPGINISTEALYSRAAKLPRIEIVRPDHIVGKNTVAAMQAGILYGYVGQVDGIVSRMKAQSKKQPTVIATGGLAPLIAEETSSIDVVDPFLTLKGLCLIYKRNMR encoded by the coding sequence TTGATATTTGTGTTGGATGTAGGGAATACCAATACTGTATTAGGTGTATACGAAAACGAAAATTTAAAATACCACTGGCGTATGGAAACGAACCGCAATAAAACGGAAGATGAATACGGGATGATCATCAAGAGCTTATTTCAGCATGTAGGCCTTGCTTTGTCGCAAATTGACGGCATGATTATTTCTTCTGTTGTCCCGCCTATTATGTTTTCTTTGGAGAAAATGTGTCAAAAATATTTTCATATAAAGCCTCTTATAGTTGGGCCGGGCATCAAGACAGGACTGAATATTAAATATGAAAACCCGCGCGAAGTCGGGGCGGATCGCATTGTCAATGCGGTTGCAGGCATTCATGAATACGGGAGCCCCCTGATTATCGTTGATTTTGGCACGGCAACGACCTACTGTTATATCGATGAAGGCGGCCATTATATGGGAGGGGCGATTGCGCCGGGCATCAATATTTCAACCGAAGCGCTATATTCCAGAGCGGCGAAGCTCCCAAGGATTGAAATTGTCCGGCCGGATCATATCGTCGGCAAGAATACGGTAGCGGCGATGCAAGCAGGTATTCTATACGGCTATGTCGGACAAGTAGACGGCATTGTCAGCCGCATGAAAGCTCAGAGCAAAAAGCAACCCACGGTGATTGCTACAGGGGGGCTGGCTCCGCTGATTGCTGAAGAAACGAGCAGCATTGATGTCGTAGATCCTTTTCTGACATTAAAGGGATTATGTCTGATTTATAAACGAAACATGAGATAG
- a CDS encoding VWA domain-containing protein, whose product MKTGTIKQILLLTDGCSNHGEDPVAMATLAAEQGITVNVIGIIGNETAHSRGLHEIDQIALSGGGISQAVYASQLSQTVQMVTRQAMTQTLQGVVNQQLKQIFSSDTALESLPPEKRGEVMEVVDELGETANLEVLILVDMSASMTEKLPTVKEALLDLSLSMNARMGKNLFSLYIFPGKKKEVEQLLGWTPKLDSMTSLFSKLSPGGLTPTGPAIREAISQFMKKSHIEGRLPYDDEYIERSI is encoded by the coding sequence ATGAAAACAGGTACCATCAAGCAAATCTTGTTGCTGACAGACGGCTGCTCCAACCATGGTGAAGATCCGGTGGCAATGGCTACTTTAGCTGCTGAACAAGGAATCACGGTGAATGTGATCGGCATTATCGGCAACGAGACTGCTCATTCGCGCGGACTGCATGAAATTGATCAGATTGCCTTATCGGGAGGCGGCATCAGCCAGGCGGTCTATGCCTCTCAGCTGTCCCAAACGGTTCAAATGGTGACTAGGCAGGCGATGACCCAAACTCTCCAGGGAGTGGTCAATCAACAATTGAAGCAAATATTCAGCAGCGACACCGCTCTGGAATCCCTGCCGCCAGAAAAGAGGGGAGAGGTGATGGAAGTCGTTGATGAATTAGGAGAGACTGCTAATTTAGAAGTGCTGATTTTGGTGGACATGAGCGCCAGCATGACAGAAAAGCTGCCTACAGTGAAAGAAGCGCTCCTGGATCTTTCCCTAAGCATGAACGCCCGCATGGGAAAAAATCTATTTTCTTTATATATATTTCCCGGGAAAAAGAAAGAGGTCGAACAGCTTTTAGGGTGGACGCCTAAGCTGGATTCAATGACCTCCTTATTTTCCAAGCTTTCGCCGGGCGGCTTAACCCCGACGGGACCGGCCATTCGTGAAGCCATTTCCCAATTTATGAAAAAAAGTCATATTGAAGGCAGGCTGCCTTATGATGATGAATACATCGAAAGATCCATTTAA